DNA sequence from the Malus domestica chromosome 11, GDT2T_hap1 genome:
AGCGTTTGTGGTGTTATTCTTGAATGCATTTTTTTCAGGAAAGTAAATGCTTCAGAACCCTTGAAGTTATTGACAGCATCATCAGATGAGTCAAATAAGAAGAACATCCTCGGTGTATCTTCATCTCGTATCCTTAATATAGGTTTTTACAATTTTCTCCCAAGTGGTATATAGAACTTTTGAGTAACATTTACTTATTTGAACAAAATTATATCATTAGTTAAGAAAAGTAGGCTTTTTGTCGATGAAGGGTTTTATTTCTACGTTGTTATGTTTCTACGTGGATGGCCTAAAAAAATGTTATATGAATATAGTGtgtaaaacttgattttttaaaCATATGAGAGTGAAGGAGCCTCTTTCCTTAGCTAGTGGCAGAATTTCGAGAGCGCAGAAAAGTTCAGTTGGTGGAACAACCTGGCCAAAAATCAGCTGGGAGAAGTGTTCAGGCCACAAGGACAACACCTGTGAGTCAGGCTCGTCCAATGTCTGCTGATGATATCCAAAAAGCAAAAATGCGAGCACAATTTATGCAGAGCAAGTATGGGAAATCTGGTTCATCCCATGAAAATAAAGAATTGAAGACTGAAGGTGTGAAAAAACTTAAAACTTCTCAAGCAAGCATTTTGCCTGTGGTACCCAAAGTTCCAATTCGGTCTAACATTGAGGAACCCAATATACCTGCGACATATCCTTTGAAAGAGAGGGAAACTCCTAATAGGCCCGAAACTACTATTGCCCCAAAGCGGAGTATGGATTTGAAGGAGCCCATATTAGAGAAGTGCAGGAGAATCCAGATCCCATGGAAGATGCCTCCAGGTACATATGCTTTTAGTGGCTCTTTTCTCGTTCCTTTGACTCTTTGTTCGTAATGTTAAGTATGAAAGCAGTAGGCGTAATAGAAAgggaaaagggaaaagaaaaataagagatCTACCTTAGTTGTTTAGAGTTTGTTGGGAGAGTGCCTTCAGTACTTCCAACGTATATCATAGAGAGACAGTTAATTTTTTGAGTTAATAGCTTCTCATTGACcaataatttccttgctcaacttttttttttttaatatcttttTTGTTCACTTATAAGAGTTGAACTCAAGAACTCCCGCTTACTAAATTGGTGCTCTAACTCAACCTTATAGCAGTTGCGTGTACCTCTTAAAATCCTTTGGACACTCAGACTTGGTCCTGTTACTATTTATGTTTTGCATTTTGGTAGGGAATGTTACAGTCCAGGCATCACAATTATGTGGTAGATTATACCTGCCGCATAGAGAAAACGAATGGAGGATGTCATTTCTTCCATGTGACAGTAGCTGGGTGTACTGGTGCCCATGTGGGTGTTCCTTGCCGGATAAAAGTGGGCTCGCTCAGTTTAGGTTTCTGAGTATATTAATGTCAATGCTTGTTTTGTTGACAGAAATGACTCGTCCTTTCCTTACTTTCTCCTCTATTGTTGTGGACTGTGATAATTCTGAGGGCCGTTTTGCCACACGTTACATAAATAATGTGCTACAAGATTTATTTGACGacattttgtttcttgtaagaaattttaataaagtttagttttgtcATGATTATTTTATGGGTTCCTATGTGAATTCTACAAAGCAGGCTGAGTGAATGGAAATATCATCAATTTTGAATTCATTAGCTTGAAAAGATAAACATAATTGAATAACTGATTACGAACCAAACCCATATGGCCAGCACCCGGTAATTCACAGTTCCGGGAGCTCGCATTGAAACTCTGGTAGCATGCTTCATTATGAAATGCATCTTGAGAAGGACAAGAGGGACTTACCTGGCACGGGGATATACCCGTCTTCTACCTATCACGTGCGGAATGAGATAGGCATGAGACGCGTTTTATCCCATGATACCGGGCAAAATAACTGATGAACTTGGCCGTGAAGGCATTAACGGATAAATGGACGTTGATCGCTTAGAGGAAGCAAAAACAGAGATTCTGGACACTGTTATATTCGCCCATTATTTTTTTACTTAGTTTTTGGTTGGTTGATGGCTTCTGTAAGTGCTGAAAGTAACATTTTCTGCAGTTGGATACTTTTTCATGCCGTTTCCTTTCCTTTCTGCAGAAATAAAACTCGATCCTTCGTGGAGTGTTGGTGGTGGTGAGAATGGCAAAGAAAATGAAGTCCAGAGAAACAGAAACCGCCGCGAGAAGGAAATTATTTACCGGACAGTCCAGGAGACACCATCTAACCCGAAGGAACCATGGGACATTGAAATGGACTACGATGATTCTTTAACACCAGAAATACCAATAGAACAGCCGCCTGATGTTGCCGATTCCACTGAAACACAAGCTTTCCCTAGAGAATATAATCCAGAAACAATGGTCGTTCCTTCTCAAGGAGCAAACAGCGTCGCTTCCTTGCCACCGGCCTTATCTCAAATTAACAAAGCAAGCGCAGCTGAACCGGATCTAGAACTGCTTGCAGTACTGCTAAAAAATCCAGAACTGGTGTTTGCTTTGACTTCCGGCCAGGCTGCTAACTTGTCGAGCGAGGATACAGTAAAACTGCTGGATATGATTAAGTCCGGTGGGGCTGGTGTTGCCGGTAGTGTAAATGGTTTAGGTAGAAAAATGGAGGAGAGGGTCGAGGTTTCTCTTCCATCTCCGACACCTTCGAGCAACCCTGGAACGGTGCGTTACTCGGGCTCATTTTGCAACTTCTGCCGGACATTGTATTCACTCTTGCAGTTTTTGACTACTAGTAGAAAAAATTTACCATGCACTGCACTCTAGCCCCTCCCGCTCTAGAATCCTGAAAGCCAAGCAAATAGAAGCACAATTGATAATTTTGGTAAAAGTTGAACCTCCATTGGTGGTGTTGAACTGTAGGGTCTTGTTATCTCGATTCTGGTTAGGAGTCACCATCGATGAAACAAGTGGCAAGTAGTGAATGGTGGTTGATATTCCCGTGGACGGAGATAAACTTACCTACACTTCGGGATGTCATTGTCAGCGGTATTCCAAGCCAACGACAGGCTAAACGCTTTATGGCTTTCCCACATGGCAATGCATTATTGGTTTGACATATCATCACAGTGACATCCCCGTTCACCTTTAGATAGATGGGATGGGAATTCTCTGCATGGGCCATAGATGGTGGCCAGGCTATAAACCTTATTAGGGCCACATATTGTGTAATATtacagaaaaaggaaaatttgagaaaattctgtgaatttaaccattgaaactttaatttcttGATGTAATCATACATGTTCAGTATAATTATCTGCAAGTTAAACTGATTGTTTTTCTGCGGTTTTCGCAGAGTGGATGGAAGGGAGATGCTGGAAGGAATGCATTTCCCCAACAGATGCCACAGGTTTCATCTGCTCATCGCAGTATTCCGCCCGAACGGCTCTCAACTCCGCAGCCAGCGGTACCTTCATACTCACCGgattattatcctatgcaaacACCCGCCTCGGAGATGACTTCTATTACGAAGAACACACACTTTCACAACTTATCGAACATGACTGTGCCATCAGTTTGGGGTGAGAGCACGAGCAATGTCGAACGAGCCCCTCTGTCTACCTCATATAATCTAGCAGAAATGCAGCAGCCCTTGTTTTCGAATATGGCAAGGCAACAAAGACAACCGCAGCcgttacaacaacaacaacaacgttTTTCTACACCTACGTACTCGCCTAATCCGCCGATGGGAAAAGCCGTCCCTCCGTCCGAGTCGTGGAGAGCCAGGCAGGATTTGACTTCAAATTACCATTACTTAGAGAACCAAAACCAGTATAACGCATCGCATGGGGGACATTTGCAGCCTCACTTGTCAGGTCCTTGGGAAGGATATGAACGTGTTGGCAGCAACCAAGATTTCCATTCGTGGAGTCCGGATGATGATGATAGTCCGAGTAGAAATCCCGGCTACATGTACGGAAGAGAACCCAGAACAAATCCGGGACGGGATTACACGTCAAGGGGAAGGAATCCTGCCGGATACCGCGGTCATACTCGGCAGCGGGGGAACAGATGGCCTAACCGCGGCGGAGACTGAGTTCCTATAATCCAGACTGGATATGTTACGAACGGACTTGTTCTCTCTTGCCCCTTCGTGGATTAAGCATTGGGACGGATGAATGACGTGACACGAAAGTCCTTACTCTCTCGAGTCTCAGTTTTGGAAACGAGTGAGAGCTTGTAAAAGCCATTGTGACTGTGACTGTAGATTTGAGATGCTCATAAGAACACTCTACTGAtcattaatttcaattttattagGGTGAAAAAATATTCTAAATTTTGGGCAAACatttttctttgtaattttcactttctaaaaacaaatatcaaaaTTCTAAAGCCTAATTCTTTAATTTGACGATTGGATTTGTTACCTATCTGAACTGAATTGTGCTTTTGGGCCCAAGACTTCGGCTTTCTGGTCCAAAGAAATATAAACTGTAAATCTTGAATTCTTTTCAATAGTTTGTTTTGGTGTGATAATGGTCTTTCTCTATGGACTCTTTCGTCTCTCATTCACAACGGCATTAAGCTTGTGAAGAGATTTTTCATTGTCTCAGAACCCAGACGAAAACACAGGTTATTACAAAATTAgaagaatattttttttgttctacGTTTCAGGCACACTAAAAAGTTTCTTCTGCTTGTGTATATGTGTTTGCTCCCTAAATTCGCCATGGGCCTCGCTGGCAGGCCGGGAATTTACCTCCCGGTGCAGTTGCCGAAGCACGCTGGGACGGCGCGCTTTGCCCACCTGGGAATAATTCCTGCTCAGATCTCAATCCTAGACCTTTTCTCTTACTATATGTCATTAGTAGACGAGATctgaatgattgaggttgcgcctGAGTTTGACTTCAAACCAAGAGATTGTGTCATTGAGTGAGAGTGGCTCAAATcaaggttctttgtttgcctttacttatatggagagatgAAACAATATGTAAATGGCATGGTTGCTAGAAATGTAAATGATAGAGAAAAGTGAATGACTAATATTATAGATtaattgtaaattaaatgactgGAAATGAGTTGTACATGAACTACAAATGAGATCGATACTACTAGTGAGCAGTAGAGCTAATAAACAAGGAAAACAATGAATGCTTGGCTAAAACTAAATGTCTACAAGGAAGTTGATGAGCTAATTTGAGTAGAGTTGATAGATTGGTTGTTTGAGTGTTCATAATCCTTCTGCCGTTGTTTATTTATATAGAGATCTAAAAGAGCTCCTTTGCTGAGAACAATGAACTTGCTCGAAAGAAGCTTGGCCAAGCATGCATTTGTCCTGATTAAACAAATCTCTTGGTAAGCCTCCACCATccaaataaaaggtaaaatcaATATTATAATGTCAAACTACCCCACTTGCAGTCAAATATCTTTCCAAGTTAGCCTTCTTGCACATTAATCCTCCAAATGCCATATTTTATCCAAATAAGTGAAATGATGCACATTTTAGTGCAAACAATATGTATCTCACAAATATAATCGTTACAAATCCATTTAACTTGACATTAAAATTTGTGTATGTATATCACAAATGTGTTGTTAAATTATATTAGTGATTTAGCAGgtcctaattttattttttacaatttgttttgtGACAGTTtactttgaatatttttcaaccaATGTACGAAATGCACCGGTCTTTGAATTACAGACTATCAAAATCTAGCCTTACAAATTCAACCGTTCAATTTGTTCGAAAAAAATTCAACCGTTCAATGCACAAACGCATTCATTACACTGGcacattaaaaattttaattattttgatgcTCCATTAATATTTGTTATTTGGCTAAAAT
Encoded proteins:
- the LOC103449131 gene encoding homeobox protein LUMINIDEPENDENS-like isoform X1; this encodes MEDPSAEMEIGTSPESFGKFLDSQRELFHSQIDQLQRIVGTQCKLTGVNPLSQEMAAGALSIKIDGPIAGKRPRDLLNPKAIKYMQSVFSIKDSISKKESRELNALFGITVTQVRDFFNSQRSRVRKLVQLSREKALKSGEHKDLQDGVSTSPDSLTPSDPVPLNSVGPANVEDAPSCSTQDDAPSGLDDLDKCFVEDIFNLMRKEETFSGQVKLMEWILRIQNSSVLCWFLTKGGVMILVTWLSQAAVEEQTNVLLVILKVLCHLPLHKALPLHMSAVLQSVNRLRFYRTADISNRARVLLSRWSKLLAKNQALEKPNGIKTSSDSGQELVILKQSIDEVMGDESWKSNMDISEDFLGTPFESAENFRKVNASEPLKLLTASSDESNKKNILGVSSSQFRERRKVQLVEQPGQKSAGRSVQATRTTPVSQARPMSADDIQKAKMRAQFMQSKYGKSGSSHENKELKTEGVKKLKTSQASILPVVPKVPIRSNIEEPNIPATYPLKERETPNRPETTIAPKRSMDLKEPILEKCRRIQIPWKMPPEIKLDPSWSVGGGENGKENEVQRNRNRREKEIIYRTVQETPSNPKEPWDIEMDYDDSLTPEIPIEQPPDVADSTETQAFPREYNPETMVVPSQGANSVASLPPALSQINKASAAEPDLELLAVLLKNPELVFALTSGQAANLSSEDTVKLLDMIKSGGAGVAGSVNGLGRKMEERVEVSLPSPTPSSNPGTSGWKGDAGRNAFPQQMPQVSSAHRSIPPERLSTPQPAVPSYSPDYYPMQTPASEMTSITKNTHFHNLSNMTVPSVWGESTSNVERAPLSTSYNLAEMQQPLFSNMARQQRQPQPLQQQQQRFSTPTYSPNPPMGKAVPPSESWRARQDLTSNYHYLENQNQYNASHGGHLQPHLSGPWEGYERVGSNQDFHSWSPDDDDSPSRNPGYMYGREPRTNPGRDYTSRGRNPAGYRGHTRQRGNRWPNRGGD
- the LOC103449131 gene encoding homeobox protein LUMINIDEPENDENS-like isoform X2: MEDPSAEMEIGTSPESFGKFLDSQRELFHSQIDQLQRIVGTQCKLTGVNPLSQEMAAGALSIKIGKRPRDLLNPKAIKYMQSVFSIKDSISKKESRELNALFGITVTQVRDFFNSQRSRVRKLVQLSREKALKSGEHKDLQDGVSTSPDSLTPSDPVPLNSVGPANVEDAPSCSTQDDAPSGLDDLDKCFVEDIFNLMRKEETFSGQVKLMEWILRIQNSSVLCWFLTKGGVMILVTWLSQAAVEEQTNVLLVILKVLCHLPLHKALPLHMSAVLQSVNRLRFYRTADISNRARVLLSRWSKLLAKNQALEKPNGIKTSSDSGQELVILKQSIDEVMGDESWKSNMDISEDFLGTPFESAENFRKVNASEPLKLLTASSDESNKKNILGVSSSQFRERRKVQLVEQPGQKSAGRSVQATRTTPVSQARPMSADDIQKAKMRAQFMQSKYGKSGSSHENKELKTEGVKKLKTSQASILPVVPKVPIRSNIEEPNIPATYPLKERETPNRPETTIAPKRSMDLKEPILEKCRRIQIPWKMPPEIKLDPSWSVGGGENGKENEVQRNRNRREKEIIYRTVQETPSNPKEPWDIEMDYDDSLTPEIPIEQPPDVADSTETQAFPREYNPETMVVPSQGANSVASLPPALSQINKASAAEPDLELLAVLLKNPELVFALTSGQAANLSSEDTVKLLDMIKSGGAGVAGSVNGLGRKMEERVEVSLPSPTPSSNPGTSGWKGDAGRNAFPQQMPQVSSAHRSIPPERLSTPQPAVPSYSPDYYPMQTPASEMTSITKNTHFHNLSNMTVPSVWGESTSNVERAPLSTSYNLAEMQQPLFSNMARQQRQPQPLQQQQQRFSTPTYSPNPPMGKAVPPSESWRARQDLTSNYHYLENQNQYNASHGGHLQPHLSGPWEGYERVGSNQDFHSWSPDDDDSPSRNPGYMYGREPRTNPGRDYTSRGRNPAGYRGHTRQRGNRWPNRGGD